TGCTGATCAGGAGAGAGAGTTCACATATCTGTAGACACCTGTTTCTTGTGCTTGATAAGTCTTACCTGCAGCTTCTCAATCTTCCTGTTCCCAGTCTTCTGCTGTTCACTCACAGAACCCTCTTGAGCACTGCACATCTGGGACTTCATCTTAAATCCAAACTTTCTCGGGACACCGCCCCATCCGCTCCTCGCACGGCCTAACTTCTCGATCTCTTGCTTCATGCTTGAGCACTCCTTCTCAAGCTCAGATACCCTCATCCTCATGTGGTCCATGCCCACTTTCAAGACTTGGTTCTCCCTAACAGCTGTAGCCCATCCACCTCCCTCACCTGAGCCTGCAAGGCCACTCCTCAGGGGCCGTGACCCATCAAGGTTGTCAGAGACAAGTAAGCATCCGGCAATTGAGGTCCTCAATTGAAGCTGCTCAAAAAAGAGGACTTGAACCACCACTCGGAGTGGGAGCCGTTCATTCTGTGCAGCATGAGTGCAGGCTTCCAGGGAGAGCTTCTGGCAGTCCATCAGCCGGCACAGTTGTTCCCTCTCAGACTCCGTTAGCCATAGGTGTGCCTGTATATATGTATTGCTGAATTGAATTCAGAAACTATTTTCATTGGCACAATGTCAAATTTGACTCCAGAACATTAGGACAACGAATGAACAATTGTACCTAAGATTCCAGAAGGAATAATGGTAGGGATccacattatttttttatgaaactaATCTTTCATGACAAAACAAGCATTTCATTCAATTAACAGACAGCCAGTTTCAAAGATTTTTCTGAAAAACAGGAGGGCAAAGAAGAAGCTTGATATCTTTGTTTTGTGAAAATAGAATGAATTAAGAAGTATTGAAAAGTTGCATATCTGGAACACAGAGTTATGAACAAATGTGAAAATAATTACCTTCAAATATATGTCAATAGCACGATATAGTCCATCATCCAGTGGTCGGGCATAATCAGGTACTGCAGCAGCCAAATATTGAAACTTTGGCAGCTTTAAGTTGATATCAGGTGCAACCTCTGCCAGGTACCCATCAATTAGCTTGGCAACAGTAGTTATTCGTGTCAAAGAAGGCGAGCCTGTCAGCTGCTCATCATCAACCAAACCAGGAGAGGCCCCACCAGTTGCCTGATCCATGGCTAAGAAGTGTTCAAGAATTCTCTGGACACAGTCCACGTTATACAGTGTTTCCATGGAGTATGAGAAGTTCGGCAGAAGTAGATCTTCCAAGGTGGCCTGGTCTAGCTGCATTCCTATTCTTTTCTCCAGGTTAGAAATGCATGATGGGCTGGCTCGCAGAATCATGGCAGTGCGAAGAAGCCCAAACAAAACTTTAGTTGATGTCACACCCTTCTGATGAGGCAACAAGCGATCAATCTCTTCGAGTAGATGTCTCTGTTCTTCTTCAGATGGTGCAGCTGTCAAAGCTACAGTTCCCAGACTATGACGTCTATTCAGTCCAGGAAGATACCTTTTGGCATAATAAGTCAATGATCCAGCAATTATCTCCCGTCTGATGCCTCGAGATTCCATGACTGAGATCAGCCTCTTATAAATGGGTAGACTCAAAGATGAGACATCATCATACCACCAATCTGAACTACATTGTCTAGGTCTGGCTCCTGTGCTTATCCCATTCCACAGGACACTCCCACCAGGGCTTTGCATGATTCCATACTCCATCATTGGCCAGCCAAATAGATTTGGATCTGTGCATGCCTTAACAGCTAATGACTCAATGCATCTCCTTACAATATGAAGATTTTCAGCATGTGGGAGAAGATCATCACATGTTTGGAGTGCTTTTAATGAATCTTTCCAGTTACGGAGTACTGCTTGGTTAAGGAAGGTTTCAGTCTGAGCAATCAAGTTGCCCTCTGCAATTTCTTCTGTCATTTGAAGATGCTCGGCAGCGCAGCGTAGGTACACAACATTTGAGGCAGCAAGTTCTAACTTCACACCATAGCAAAACTTAACAACAAGCTCAAATGCTTTTGCACCGCCAGGAAAATCATGTAGCTGTATGACACAGCCCTCTTCATCGTCAGATTTCTCCTCAATTAATTTTTCCAAAAGACCACTCTTGGATAGTAGAGGGAACTGTCAAAAAGAAATATGATCATATGAACGGAGTCAGATTTATCACTTATCTAAATCTTTTTCTTGATAGGACTAACATGGATTCTTGGCACATCTTATAACAGAAACTTTTGTTGCCAACGTCATATCCTTTAGATTTCACTAATATGTCCTTCAATCCCGATgaaccaaaagaaaaaggtgactGGCATTAGTCTAAGATTGATGACTTGTGGTTCTGGTCATTAGGAAAATTACATTCGGTGATATTTGTTGAAAAAGGATGAAGAAAATGTGCAACAAAAAGGACATCTAAAGCTTTTCATATTCCAACAAGAAATGGTGGAAACTCTATGGTTCCActacaaaaaaaagggggggaaaaaagagagaaagaaagcttGCTTGTAAAACTGAGATCAATATCCTGATCCAACAGAATGATGTCATAGAATCATGAGACATCATATAGAACAGAATCAAAATATACTCATCAAATGAGTATGGGCCAGTTCAATTTCATCAATGAAGATTTTACCTTGTGAAGATGGAACGACATATCTCCAACTTCAACAGTAACATCACTGGGAAGTCCAGTTGTGCAGAACCTGAAATTGCACAGGCCAATGAGAATGATTCTCATGCAACTCATATTTAATTATGGACATGGAGGATAGTCATACATTGTAAGgtaatttataggtatatgcTTTATCGTCAGGCATGATGAGCACACAAAGTTCATTACAGAGCTTTCAGCATGAGTCATAAAAAATTTGGAATATACGCTTTATCATTAGGCATGATGAGCACACAAAGTTCATTACAGAGCTTTCAGCATGAGTCATGAAAAATTTGGAAAATCCATCAACAGCAACATTCATGTATTAGTTATTGAAGatgctgttagatgtatgccctagaagccaatctggcagacacattattaattctggaacataaatttgtacttgactttattattattgaataataaatgggcattttttcattcatattgtttatgtgtctatgaatcgtccaagaaattaataagatgatgatacatattctcaagagttgagaatttgagccatgtatcattggtgattaatttctaaatgctcctgatcaatggatcattacgaggatggtgatcgatccgatcagtgcacagatcgctttccttatggatggacgagactcgagtccacagtgtaggaacactgaagtgatagtgcaggtgcttgttagagaacaagggtactgagcatgaccaagacaagaagtcacttggatgtctatccactcgtcagtgacttgcttgatgttgcagtagtgtgactggtcctttgacctgcggtgcttcggctattcacagtgaggttattgtagtttgactgcacatatacatggtctctagtcatataggTCCTTAttgtatagattggctgcagtaggttcactgtaggagtagggtatgcacttacatggaatctatcgaccttgatagatgaggagtgatcctatgtgatttattagactgagttctaagaccttggccagggcagaatatatagtggaaaagagttttctactctcgaactcaagtcgaacaaatctaaacatatgacagacgacggggtttgacgagttatccatgacctccggtctgtagggatccacgatagaaggactgtatcatacgataactgcacctagaggttcatcattctattctgctgggtggccaccacatactgctaggtgtcactggtggatggtgagactcgcagggatcatctcgatggtcgataatccctggtgagttgagttgaaattgtttcaacccattgaaaggagttttcaatgatattgtgatagagatcgcaacatatcttactaccagtcagaatagaacctatcgggtcacacacattagaggtattgaccgatccgatggttgaatgtgattaggaatcacaaataatcaattagattgataaatggataacccgctaagagttagtggttggaagaaggaacaattgcaatcggattgcaatttaatttaattaattagatttaattaattggact
This portion of the Phoenix dactylifera cultivar Barhee BC4 chromosome 11, palm_55x_up_171113_PBpolish2nd_filt_p, whole genome shotgun sequence genome encodes:
- the LOC103710509 gene encoding BTB/POZ domain-containing protein At1g30440 isoform X1; protein product: MACMKLGSKTDAFRRQGQAWFCTTGLPSDVTVEVGDMSFHLHKFPLLSKSGLLEKLIEEKSDDEEGCVIQLHDFPGGAKAFELVVKFCYGVKLELAASNVVYLRCAAEHLQMTEEIAEGNLIAQTETFLNQAVLRNWKDSLKALQTCDDLLPHAENLHIVRRCIESLAVKACTDPNLFGWPMMEYGIMQSPGGSVLWNGISTGARPRQCSSDWWYDDVSSLSLPIYKRLISVMESRGIRREIIAGSLTYYAKRYLPGLNRRHSLGTVALTAAPSEEEQRHLLEEIDRLLPHQKGVTSTKVLFGLLRTAMILRASPSCISNLEKRIGMQLDQATLEDLLLPNFSYSMETLYNVDCVQRILEHFLAMDQATGGASPGLVDDEQLTGSPSLTRITTVAKLIDGYLAEVAPDINLKLPKFQYLAAAVPDYARPLDDGLYRAIDIYLKAHLWLTESEREQLCRLMDCQKLSLEACTHAAQNERLPLRVVVQVLFFEQLQLRTSIAGCLLVSDNLDGSRPLRSGLAGSGEGGGWATAVRENQVLKVGMDHMRMRVSELEKECSSMKQEIEKLGRARSGWGGVPRKFGFKMKSQMCSAQEGSVSEQQKTGNRKIEKLQVRLIKHKKQVSTDM
- the LOC103710509 gene encoding BTB/POZ domain-containing protein At1g30440 isoform X2 — translated: MTEEIAEGNLIAQTETFLNQAVLRNWKDSLKALQTCDDLLPHAENLHIVRRCIESLAVKACTDPNLFGWPMMEYGIMQSPGGSVLWNGISTGARPRQCSSDWWYDDVSSLSLPIYKRLISVMESRGIRREIIAGSLTYYAKRYLPGLNRRHSLGTVALTAAPSEEEQRHLLEEIDRLLPHQKGVTSTKVLFGLLRTAMILRASPSCISNLEKRIGMQLDQATLEDLLLPNFSYSMETLYNVDCVQRILEHFLAMDQATGGASPGLVDDEQLTGSPSLTRITTVAKLIDGYLAEVAPDINLKLPKFQYLAAAVPDYARPLDDGLYRAIDIYLKAHLWLTESEREQLCRLMDCQKLSLEACTHAAQNERLPLRVVVQVLFFEQLQLRTSIAGCLLVSDNLDGSRPLRSGLAGSGEGGGWATAVRENQVLKVGMDHMRMRVSELEKECSSMKQEIEKLGRARSGWGGVPRKFGFKMKSQMCSAQEGSVSEQQKTGNRKIEKLQVRLIKHKKQVSTDM